The DNA window TTCAATTAAAAAAAGGTTTGATGAATATTAAGGAAAAAGGTTTACAAACATATAAATCTTTACAGTAGCTCCCTTCGACTCCGCTCAGGATGACATTTCTAATACTAGCTGTTTTTATCAGACGGTAAAAAAGAATACACAGTACATACTGAACAGAGTTGAAAGTACTATCATATAAAAAGATTACAAGCTATCAATAAAATCCAGATACATGGAAACACTTTTTTCAACCCATTCCTGAGTGGTGTTGACCTCCATTCCAAAATAGGTAAATATTCCTTTATAATCGGCTTTAATATATTCAAAACTCAACTCATAAGGCCTTGTCAATTCTTCCATCGTATATTTATATTCGCCTGTTGCTGAATAGTCTTCTTCGTTTACTCCAGCACTGACTGCCAACGCTATTTTCTTCCCTCCTACTTTATAACCACTTTTGCTTCCATATGCCCAACCGTACGTAAGGACCTCATCAAGCCATTTTTTCAAAAGTGGCGGACTGCTGAACCAATAAAAAGGAAACTGAAAAATAATTTTATCATAAGATTCTATTAATTCCTGTTCCTTAATCACATCAATTTTTTCATCAGGATATATTTTATATAAATCATGGATCGTATATTTTTCCGGATACTGAGCCAGTGCTTCCATCCATCTTTTATTGATCAGAGAATCATCCATATTTGGATGGGTTACGATAACTAATGTTTTCATTTTTAATTAAATTTCTATTGCAAAAATAATTCATGTAACTTACATTTTGTACATTAGCAACTAAATGTATGGTACTATAAAAAAGGTAAGTAATGGGTAAAATAAAAGAAACATCAACAAATTTCGCCAATAAAAAAGTACTTTCAGATGAGTGTTCGGAAGTATATGCTTCAAATGTCATTGGTGGACAATGGTCACTGGCAATATGCAGCTGGCTAATGAATGGAAAATTAAGATTTGGAGAATTAAGAAAGCTCCTTCCTAATATCACAGAACGCATGCTTACACTGCAGCTTCGAAGACTGGAGGAAAGCAAGATCATTACGCGAACAGTTTTTGCTGAAGTTCCGCCCCGCGTTGAATATGAACTTACATCAATCGGTTATAAGCTGAAGCCTATTATTAAAGGACTGGAACAATGGGGAGAAGAACATAAAGAAATTGTTCGCAAGGCCAATAATTAAAGTACATAGTATCATTTTTATGAACATTTTTTGTACTTTTAATCATAGGACACTTATATCTGAAAACCATTATACCATGAAAAATAAATTTCGTTTATTATTACTGTTTGCAGTAATAAGTCTAAGTACCTCTATTAATG is part of the Chryseobacterium paludis genome and encodes:
- a CDS encoding NAD(P)H-dependent oxidoreductase, which gives rise to MKTLVIVTHPNMDDSLINKRWMEALAQYPEKYTIHDLYKIYPDEKIDVIKEQELIESYDKIIFQFPFYWFSSPPLLKKWLDEVLTYGWAYGSKSGYKVGGKKIALAVSAGVNEEDYSATGEYKYTMEELTRPYELSFEYIKADYKGIFTYFGMEVNTTQEWVEKSVSMYLDFIDSL
- a CDS encoding winged helix-turn-helix transcriptional regulator, with protein sequence MGKIKETSTNFANKKVLSDECSEVYASNVIGGQWSLAICSWLMNGKLRFGELRKLLPNITERMLTLQLRRLEESKIITRTVFAEVPPRVEYELTSIGYKLKPIIKGLEQWGEEHKEIVRKANN